In the genome of Segatella copri, one region contains:
- a CDS encoding glycoside hydrolase family 125 protein: MRKTILAMALLASMTAMAQENAKVDVHARYTKVVTPVDGKYESKRPPVEDRLFTSTAVEKKIKEVQKLLKKNPKLAWMFANCYPNTLESTVHYRVLENGDDDTFVYTGDIPAMWLRDSGAQVWPYVALANKDEKLKKMLRGVILRQLKCINIDRYANAFNDGPTGAGWVKDRTKMQPDVFERKYEIDSFCYPIRLAYEYWKVTGDDSIFGEVWMQAVENILKTFHEQQRKVTAKAYHFTRVSDRAFDTIGWDGFGAPVKPVGLIASMFRPSDDATILPFLIPSNFMAVSSMNKAAEILKHVAEKDAAKKDAALKIAKDCSSLADEVQAALQKYAIYNHPKYGKIYAYEVDGFGNQLLMDDSNVPSLLGMGYMGDVPMNDPIYQNTRRFVWSEDNPCFFRGKAGEGIGGPHIGYDMPWPMSIMMKCFTAQSDDEIRFCMKMLLNTDAGMGFIHESFHKDDASKFTRPWFAWQNTLFGELVIKLINDGKADLLNNL; the protein is encoded by the coding sequence ATGAGAAAGACTATTTTAGCAATGGCTCTTCTTGCCTCCATGACAGCGATGGCTCAGGAGAACGCCAAGGTGGATGTGCATGCACGCTATACCAAGGTGGTGACACCGGTGGATGGCAAGTACGAATCCAAGCGTCCGCCAGTGGAGGACCGCCTCTTCACCTCCACCGCCGTGGAGAAGAAGATCAAGGAAGTGCAGAAACTGCTGAAGAAGAACCCGAAACTGGCATGGATGTTTGCCAACTGCTATCCTAACACCCTGGAGAGCACCGTTCACTACCGTGTGCTCGAAAATGGTGACGACGATACATTTGTATATACAGGCGATATCCCAGCCATGTGGCTCCGCGACTCAGGTGCGCAGGTTTGGCCTTACGTAGCCCTCGCCAACAAGGACGAGAAGCTGAAGAAGATGCTGAGGGGTGTGATTCTGCGCCAGCTGAAGTGCATCAACATCGACCGCTATGCCAATGCCTTCAACGATGGTCCTACGGGTGCCGGATGGGTGAAAGACCGCACCAAGATGCAGCCGGATGTGTTCGAGCGCAAGTATGAGATTGACTCCTTCTGCTACCCTATCCGCCTGGCTTACGAGTACTGGAAGGTGACAGGCGATGACTCCATCTTCGGCGAAGTATGGATGCAGGCTGTGGAGAACATCCTGAAGACCTTCCACGAGCAGCAGCGCAAGGTAACAGCCAAGGCATATCACTTTACCCGTGTTTCCGACCGTGCCTTCGATACCATCGGCTGGGACGGTTTCGGTGCTCCGGTGAAGCCAGTGGGCCTCATTGCCTCCATGTTCCGCCCATCGGATGATGCCACGATTCTTCCATTCCTGATTCCTTCTAATTTCATGGCAGTATCATCCATGAACAAGGCTGCCGAGATTTTGAAGCATGTGGCTGAGAAGGATGCGGCAAAGAAGGATGCGGCTCTGAAGATTGCCAAGGATTGCAGCAGTCTTGCCGATGAGGTGCAGGCAGCCTTGCAGAAGTATGCCATCTACAACCATCCTAAGTACGGCAAGATTTACGCTTACGAGGTTGATGGTTTCGGCAACCAGCTTCTGATGGACGATTCCAACGTGCCATCCTTGTTGGGTATGGGCTATATGGGTGATGTTCCGATGAACGACCCTATCTATCAGAACACCCGCCGTTTTGTTTGGAGCGAGGACAATCCTTGTTTCTTCCGTGGCAAGGCTGGCGAGGGCATCGGTGGTCCTCACATCGGATACGACATGCCATGGCCTATGTCTATCATGATGAAGTGTTTCACAGCCCAGAGCGACGACGAGATTCGTTTCTGCATGAAGATGTTGCTGAACACGGATGCGGGCATGGGCTTCATCCACGAGTCATTCCACAAGGATGATGCATCGAAGTTCACCCGTCCATGGTTTGCATGGCAGAACACGCTGTTTGGCGAGTTGGTGATTAAGTTGATCAACGATGGCAAGGCCGACTTGCTGAACAACTTATAA
- a CDS encoding ammonium transporter, with translation MSVQDLGISLDTVWMLLAAMLVFFMQPGFALCEAGFTRSKNTANILFKNFVDFMVGSVLFWFVGFGFMFGSDGAGFIGMPNWGDLSFYTNAAGLPTEGFLMFETVFCATSATIVSGAMAERTKFSMYCIYSFFISLIIYPVEGHWTWGGGWLCNGEAGSFMMNTFGAAFHDFAGSAIVHSVGGVLALVGAICLGPRLGKYRNGKSMAIPGHNLMAAALGVFILWFGWFGFNPGSQLAASGEVNRVAISHVFLTTNLAAVCGGLGTMFTSWIKYGKPSFSLTLNGILAGLVAITAGCDLVSPLGSAIIGLLAGIILVFSIEFIDTKLHIDDPVGASSVHGVCGIFGTLMTGLFALDGGAFYGGGLGFFGAQCFGILCIDLWAAVTGVILFWGIKKIAGLRVDKRIEEEGLDIYEHGESCYN, from the coding sequence ATGAGTGTACAGGATTTAGGAATTTCATTAGATACCGTGTGGATGCTCTTGGCAGCCATGTTGGTCTTTTTCATGCAGCCGGGATTCGCCCTCTGCGAGGCGGGCTTTACCCGTAGTAAAAACACTGCGAACATCTTGTTTAAGAACTTTGTCGATTTCATGGTCGGTTCCGTTCTCTTCTGGTTCGTAGGTTTCGGATTCATGTTTGGTAGCGATGGCGCCGGATTCATCGGCATGCCTAACTGGGGCGATTTGTCTTTCTATACAAATGCCGCCGGTCTTCCTACAGAGGGTTTCCTGATGTTCGAAACCGTGTTCTGCGCTACTAGTGCTACCATCGTTTCAGGTGCCATGGCAGAGCGTACCAAGTTCTCCATGTATTGCATCTATTCGTTCTTCATCTCATTGATCATCTACCCTGTAGAGGGTCACTGGACATGGGGTGGCGGTTGGCTCTGCAACGGCGAGGCTGGTTCATTCATGATGAACACCTTCGGTGCTGCCTTCCACGATTTCGCAGGTTCAGCCATCGTTCATAGCGTGGGTGGTGTACTTGCCTTGGTTGGTGCCATCTGCTTAGGTCCTCGTTTGGGCAAGTATCGCAACGGCAAGAGCATGGCTATCCCTGGTCACAACCTGATGGCTGCTGCCCTGGGTGTATTCATCCTCTGGTTCGGCTGGTTCGGTTTCAACCCAGGTTCTCAGCTTGCTGCTTCTGGCGAGGTTAACCGCGTAGCCATCAGCCACGTATTCCTTACCACCAACCTGGCTGCCGTATGTGGCGGTCTCGGTACCATGTTCACATCATGGATCAAGTATGGTAAGCCATCATTCTCATTGACATTGAATGGTATCCTGGCTGGTTTGGTAGCCATCACCGCAGGTTGCGATTTGGTTAGTCCGTTGGGTTCAGCCATCATCGGTCTCTTGGCAGGTATCATTCTGGTATTCTCTATCGAGTTCATTGATACCAAGCTTCATATCGATGACCCTGTAGGTGCCAGCTCTGTGCATGGTGTTTGCGGTATCTTCGGTACCTTGATGACAGGTCTCTTCGCCCTCGATGGCGGTGCCTTCTACGGTGGCGGTTTGGGTTTCTTCGGCGCACAGTGCTTCGGTATCCTCTGCATCGACCTTTGGGCAGCCGTAACAGGTGTTATCCTCTTCTGGGGAATCAAGAAGATTGCCGGCTTGCGAGTTGACAAGAGAATTGAGGAAGAAGGCCTCGATATTTACGAGCATGGTGAGAGTTGCTACAACTAA
- the asnB gene encoding asparagine synthase B, whose product MCGIVSIFNIQEQTPELRQQALRMSQKIRHRGPDWSGIYCGGSAILAHERLSIVDPESGRQPLFAPDKKQVLAVNGEIYNHQDIRTRFAGKYQYQTGSDCEVILSLYREMRADSDFDTLIYKGEDALHARITKMLEELNGIFAFALYDAERDEFLIARDPIGVIPLYIGYDKDGKVLVASELKALEGQCDHYEPFLPGHYYYSKNPGMKRYYTRDWFEYAAMQKKYQIDDKKKAEAQLKDAEPQEEAAVKEIHDALEASVKRQLMSDVPYGVLLSGGLDSSVISAVAEKYSSTRVENGGETKAYWPRLHSFAVGLKGAPDLAKARLVAEHIGTVHHEINYTIQEGLDAIRDVIYFIETYDVTTVRASTPMYLLARVIRSMGIKMVLSGEGADEVFGGYLYFHKAPDAKAFHEETVRKLGKLYLYDCLRANKSLAAWGIEGRVPFLDKEFLDVAMGMNPVLKMCPDKTIEKKVVREAFADLLPEEVAWRQKEQFSDGVGYSWIDTLKQITASAVSDEQMAHAAERFPINPPQNKEEYYYRSIFAEHFPSDSAAKSVPSVPSVACSTAEALAWDASFKNQNDPSGRAVAGVHEQAYK is encoded by the coding sequence ATGTGTGGAATCGTATCTATCTTCAATATTCAGGAGCAAACTCCTGAATTGCGACAGCAAGCGCTTCGTATGAGCCAGAAGATCCGCCATCGCGGACCCGACTGGAGCGGCATCTATTGTGGTGGTTCCGCTATCCTGGCACATGAGCGTCTGAGCATCGTTGACCCAGAAAGTGGTCGCCAACCTTTGTTTGCACCAGATAAGAAACAGGTGCTTGCCGTGAACGGTGAGATTTACAATCATCAGGACATCCGTACCCGCTTTGCCGGTAAATACCAGTATCAGACGGGCAGCGACTGCGAGGTGATTCTTTCTCTCTATCGTGAGATGCGAGCAGATTCCGACTTTGATACCTTAATATATAAAGGTGAGGATGCCCTCCACGCCCGTATCACCAAGATGCTCGAAGAGCTGAACGGCATCTTTGCCTTCGCCCTTTACGATGCCGAGCGTGATGAATTCCTCATCGCCCGCGACCCTATCGGCGTCATTCCTCTTTATATTGGTTATGATAAGGATGGAAAAGTGCTGGTAGCAAGCGAGTTGAAGGCGCTGGAAGGTCAGTGCGACCATTACGAGCCATTCCTCCCAGGTCATTATTATTACAGCAAGAACCCAGGCATGAAGCGCTACTACACCCGCGACTGGTTTGAGTATGCCGCCATGCAGAAGAAATATCAGATTGATGATAAGAAGAAGGCTGAAGCCCAGCTGAAGGATGCGGAACCTCAGGAAGAGGCAGCCGTGAAGGAGATTCACGATGCCCTGGAGGCTTCTGTGAAGCGCCAGCTGATGAGCGATGTGCCTTACGGCGTATTGCTGAGTGGCGGTCTTGATTCTTCTGTTATCTCTGCCGTAGCCGAGAAATATTCTTCTACCCGTGTGGAGAACGGTGGCGAGACCAAGGCTTACTGGCCACGTCTGCACTCCTTTGCCGTGGGCTTGAAGGGTGCGCCTGATTTGGCAAAGGCACGACTGGTAGCCGAGCACATCGGAACCGTGCATCACGAAATCAACTACACCATTCAGGAAGGATTGGATGCCATCCGTGATGTCATCTACTTCATCGAGACCTACGATGTTACCACCGTGCGTGCCTCTACCCCGATGTATCTCCTGGCGAGAGTCATCCGCAGCATGGGTATCAAGATGGTGCTTTCGGGCGAGGGTGCCGACGAGGTGTTCGGAGGTTATCTCTATTTCCACAAGGCACCTGATGCCAAGGCTTTCCACGAGGAAACCGTGCGCAAGTTGGGCAAGCTCTATCTCTACGATTGCCTGAGAGCCAACAAGAGTCTGGCTGCATGGGGCATCGAGGGCCGTGTGCCTTTCCTCGACAAGGAGTTCCTGGATGTAGCCATGGGCATGAACCCTGTGCTGAAGATGTGTCCGGATAAGACCATCGAGAAAAAGGTGGTTCGTGAGGCATTCGCCGATCTGCTTCCTGAAGAAGTGGCATGGCGCCAGAAGGAGCAGTTCTCCGATGGTGTGGGCTATTCATGGATTGATACCCTGAAGCAGATTACGGCTTCTGCCGTCAGTGATGAGCAGATGGCGCATGCTGCCGAGCGATTCCCTATCAATCCTCCACAGAACAAGGAGGAGTACTATTATCGCTCTATCTTCGCCGAGCATTTCCCAAGCGACAGTGCAGCCAAGAGCGTGCCTAGCGTACCTAGCGTAGCATGTTCTACAGCCGAAGCCCTTGCCTGGGATGCCTCATTCAAGAACCAGAACGACCCTAGCGGCAGAGCCGTGGCGGGAGTTCATGAACAGGCGTATAAATAA
- a CDS encoding GH92 family glycosyl hydrolase — translation MRKKLINLLMMTCVIAGGFTQASFAQQAKLGNLTQFVNPRIGTGGHGHVFLGANVPFGYVQLGPTEPSRGWDWCSGYHHSDSVLIGFGHQHLSGTGIGDLGDVAFLPVTDASQKEILFSHANENVRPGYYAVKLQQPNVWVELTATQRAGFQRYTFGADAQQAQLVLDLKQGIGWDAAKDYNVDKITSTTLAGHRFSKGWANDQKAFFFAEFSQPVTVKSLGTGRWLITAADVTKPLMVKTGMSAVSAENAQLNLKKEIPGWDFRQVVAAADEAWNRELNKVNIETTDSASRRIFYTAMYHTMTAPSVFSDVNGQYRGADGKVYDGNFTNYTTLSLWDTYRAAHPLMTMIHTDMLPDMASTFINIYRQQGQLPVWHLMGNETNCMVGNPGIPVLADMVLKGYVQDKEGAYEAMKQSALREDRGLGLLKKYGYLPYDKEKTKETVAKGLEYALADACVAKVARMLGKKQDAKYFEKRAKSYSKYFDKETGFMRGIGSDGKFRTPFNPFAAEHRDDDYTEGNAWQYTWLVPHDVHGLVKLFGSEQKFVTKLDSLFIVTGSMGDNASPDISGLIGQYAHGNEPSHHVLYMYNYVGQPWKGARLLRQTMNEMYKDDFDGLSGNEDVGQMSAWYVLSSMGLYQVEPAGGKYIIGSPIFDKASVNVGKGKTFSIICRDNSKENLYIQHIKLNGKPYTKSYIMYNDIMKGGTLEIQMGSQPSKWGTRPADRP, via the coding sequence ATGAGAAAGAAACTGATAAATCTATTGATGATGACTTGCGTGATAGCCGGTGGCTTCACACAGGCATCCTTCGCTCAACAGGCTAAGTTGGGCAATCTCACCCAGTTTGTAAATCCAAGAATCGGAACGGGTGGTCACGGTCACGTATTCCTCGGAGCCAATGTTCCGTTCGGATATGTGCAGCTGGGCCCTACTGAGCCATCACGTGGCTGGGACTGGTGCTCGGGCTATCACCATTCCGACTCCGTGCTCATCGGATTCGGCCATCAGCACCTCAGCGGCACCGGTATCGGCGACCTGGGCGACGTGGCATTCCTGCCCGTAACTGATGCCAGCCAGAAGGAAATCCTCTTCAGTCATGCCAACGAGAATGTGCGCCCGGGCTATTACGCCGTAAAACTGCAGCAGCCTAACGTGTGGGTAGAGCTCACAGCCACCCAGCGTGCCGGATTCCAGCGCTACACCTTCGGGGCAGATGCACAGCAGGCACAACTGGTGCTCGACCTGAAGCAGGGCATCGGATGGGATGCGGCAAAGGATTACAACGTAGATAAGATTACCTCTACCACCCTGGCAGGCCATCGCTTCTCCAAGGGTTGGGCCAACGACCAGAAGGCATTCTTCTTCGCCGAATTCTCGCAGCCAGTCACCGTGAAGTCATTGGGCACCGGAAGATGGCTGATTACGGCAGCAGATGTTACCAAGCCTTTGATGGTCAAGACGGGCATGTCGGCTGTAAGTGCCGAGAACGCCCAGCTAAACCTGAAGAAGGAGATTCCGGGCTGGGATTTCCGCCAGGTGGTGGCTGCTGCCGACGAAGCCTGGAACAGGGAGCTGAACAAGGTGAACATCGAGACCACCGACTCCGCATCACGCCGCATCTTCTACACGGCGATGTATCACACCATGACCGCTCCATCCGTATTCTCGGATGTCAACGGACAGTACCGCGGTGCCGACGGCAAGGTATACGATGGCAACTTCACCAACTACACCACCCTCTCGCTCTGGGATACCTATCGTGCGGCTCATCCGCTGATGACGATGATTCATACTGATATGCTTCCAGACATGGCAAGCACTTTCATCAATATCTATCGCCAGCAGGGCCAGTTGCCGGTATGGCATCTCATGGGTAACGAAACCAACTGCATGGTGGGCAACCCGGGCATCCCTGTGCTTGCCGACATGGTACTGAAGGGCTACGTGCAGGATAAGGAAGGTGCCTACGAGGCAATGAAGCAGTCGGCGTTGAGAGAAGACCGCGGACTGGGGCTGCTCAAGAAATACGGCTATCTGCCTTACGACAAGGAGAAGACCAAGGAAACCGTGGCCAAGGGTCTGGAATATGCCCTGGCTGATGCCTGCGTTGCCAAGGTGGCGCGCATGCTGGGCAAGAAGCAAGACGCCAAGTATTTCGAGAAGAGAGCTAAATCTTACAGCAAATACTTCGACAAGGAAACAGGATTCATGCGCGGTATCGGTTCCGACGGCAAGTTCCGCACCCCATTCAACCCATTCGCTGCCGAGCATCGTGACGACGACTACACCGAGGGCAATGCATGGCAATACACCTGGCTGGTGCCACACGATGTGCACGGACTCGTGAAACTCTTCGGCAGCGAGCAGAAGTTTGTTACCAAGCTCGATTCGCTCTTCATCGTCACCGGCAGCATGGGCGACAATGCATCTCCCGACATCTCAGGACTCATCGGTCAGTATGCCCACGGCAACGAACCTAGCCATCACGTGCTCTACATGTACAACTATGTGGGCCAACCTTGGAAGGGAGCCCGTCTGCTGCGCCAGACCATGAACGAGATGTACAAGGATGATTTCGACGGATTGAGCGGCAACGAGGACGTAGGCCAGATGTCGGCATGGTATGTGCTTTCATCCATGGGTCTCTATCAGGTAGAGCCAGCCGGCGGCAAGTACATCATCGGCAGTCCTATCTTCGACAAGGCATCGGTGAACGTGGGCAAGGGCAAGACCTTCAGCATCATCTGCAGGGACAACAGCAAGGAGAACTTGTATATCCAGCACATCAAGCTCAACGGCAAGCCATACACCAAGTCGTACATCATGTATAACGACATCATGAAGGGCGGCACCCTGGAAATACAGATGGGCAGCCAGCCATCCAAGTGGGGCACCCGTCCAGCCGACCGTCCATAA
- a CDS encoding P-II family nitrogen regulator, with amino-acid sequence MKKIEAIIRKTKFEDVKEALLAADIEWFSYYDVRGEGKMRQARIYRGVMYDTSSIERVLLNIVVRDKNVEKTINAIQEAARTGEIGDGRIFVIPVEDTVRIRTGERGDIALYNAEQEK; translated from the coding sequence ATGAAAAAGATTGAAGCAATCATCCGCAAGACAAAGTTCGAGGATGTAAAGGAAGCATTGCTTGCCGCCGACATCGAGTGGTTCTCTTACTACGATGTAAGAGGCGAGGGCAAGATGCGACAGGCGCGTATCTATCGTGGTGTCATGTATGATACCAGCAGTATTGAGCGCGTGTTGTTGAACATCGTGGTTCGCGACAAGAACGTGGAGAAAACAATTAATGCCATCCAGGAGGCTGCCCGCACAGGCGAGATTGGTGATGGTCGAATCTTTGTAATTCCTGTAGAGGATACCGTGAGAATCCGCACAGGTGAAAGAGGCGACATCGCACTTTATAATGCTGAGCAGGAGAAATAA